One genomic region from Ornithinicoccus hortensis encodes:
- a CDS encoding CaiB/BaiF CoA transferase family protein, which translates to MNQTSTGPLAGTLVVDLTRALAGPHAAMMLADLGARVIKVEVPGKGDDTRGWGPPFMPTDEGDVATYYLSCNRNKESIALDLKGEDDRAVLTELITRADVLLENFRPGVLDRLGFSTARLAELNPGLVVLSVSGFGHDGPEGGRAGYDQIAQGEAGLMSLTGSGPDDPQRVGVPIGDVLAGMYGAYGVVSALLERARTGKGQVVRTSLLASVVGVHAFQGTRWTVAGEVPAAQGNHHPSIAPYGLFRCRDGAVQVAVANQSLWEKFCAAFDLDPAMDGLATNPDRVANRPRLIEVIEDAFADLDGADLLDRLAQAGVPAGRVRTLQEVYEWDQTRSQGLLIDVEHPLLGTISLPGPPLRTFRVEDGAEVETTKRDHSAPPALDADGESIRQWLAES; encoded by the coding sequence ATGAACCAGACCTCGACAGGTCCCCTGGCCGGCACGCTCGTCGTCGACCTCACCCGTGCCCTGGCGGGCCCGCACGCGGCGATGATGCTCGCCGACCTGGGGGCTCGGGTGATCAAGGTGGAGGTGCCCGGCAAGGGGGACGACACGCGGGGTTGGGGGCCGCCGTTCATGCCGACCGACGAGGGTGACGTCGCCACCTATTACCTGTCCTGCAACCGCAACAAGGAGTCCATCGCGCTGGACCTGAAGGGGGAGGACGACCGGGCGGTGCTGACCGAGCTCATCACCCGGGCGGACGTGCTGCTGGAGAACTTCCGTCCGGGCGTGCTCGACCGCCTCGGGTTCTCCACCGCCCGGCTGGCCGAGCTCAACCCCGGCCTGGTCGTGCTGTCCGTGTCCGGCTTCGGCCACGACGGCCCCGAGGGGGGACGCGCGGGCTACGACCAGATCGCCCAGGGCGAGGCCGGCCTGATGTCCCTGACCGGGAGCGGGCCGGACGACCCGCAGCGGGTGGGCGTCCCGATCGGGGACGTGCTGGCCGGGATGTACGGCGCGTACGGCGTGGTCTCCGCGCTGCTCGAGCGGGCCCGCACCGGCAAGGGCCAGGTGGTCCGGACCTCGCTGCTGGCCAGCGTCGTCGGGGTCCATGCCTTCCAGGGCACCCGGTGGACCGTCGCCGGTGAGGTGCCGGCGGCCCAGGGCAACCACCACCCCTCCATCGCGCCGTACGGCCTCTTCCGCTGCCGGGACGGAGCGGTCCAGGTGGCCGTGGCCAACCAGTCGCTGTGGGAGAAGTTCTGCGCCGCCTTCGACCTGGACCCGGCCATGGACGGCCTGGCGACCAACCCGGACCGGGTCGCCAACCGGCCCCGCCTCATCGAGGTGATCGAGGACGCCTTCGCCGACCTGGACGGTGCGGACCTGCTCGACCGGCTCGCCCAGGCGGGGGTGCCGGCGGGTCGGGTGCGCACCCTGCAGGAGGTCTACGAGTGGGACCAGACCCGCTCGCAGGGCCTGCTGATCGACGTGGAGCACCCGCTGCTGGGCACCATCAGCCTGCCCGGCCCGCCGTTGCGGACCTTCCGGGTGGAGGACGGCGCCGAGGTGGAGACCACCAAGCGCGACCACTCCGCACCCCCGGCACTGGACGCCGACGGGGAGTCGATCCGGCAGTGGCTCGCCGAGTCGTGA
- a CDS encoding maleylpyruvate isomerase family mycothiol-dependent enzyme yields MAGSHLDANLELLAGETRALVDTVAALRPEDLAAPTLCPGWSRAHVITHVARNADALDNLLHWARTGERRDAYGSEEQRAAAIEEGAGRGPSELLADLTDSAQRFATHAVDLRGPAGQAEVLTRTGTPVRGDQVPTMRLLEVVVHHVDLLAGYTFADSDPGFVQRTLRRAARTAGAGGLDLRLRTPDGQELPVGAGTGPVVTGSPADLLLWLVRGRAERLTHDIPLPDPPPFA; encoded by the coding sequence GTGGCCGGCTCCCACCTGGACGCGAACCTGGAGCTGCTGGCCGGCGAGACCCGTGCCCTGGTGGACACCGTCGCCGCGCTGCGCCCGGAGGACCTGGCCGCACCGACGCTGTGCCCCGGCTGGTCGAGGGCCCACGTCATCACCCACGTCGCCCGCAACGCCGACGCCCTGGACAACCTCTTGCACTGGGCCCGGACCGGCGAGCGCCGGGACGCCTACGGCTCCGAGGAGCAACGGGCCGCGGCCATCGAGGAGGGCGCCGGACGCGGACCGTCCGAGTTGCTCGCAGACCTGACCGACAGCGCGCAGCGGTTCGCCACGCACGCGGTCGACCTGCGCGGCCCCGCCGGTCAGGCGGAGGTGCTTACCCGCACCGGCACCCCGGTCCGCGGGGACCAGGTGCCCACCATGCGGCTGCTCGAGGTGGTCGTCCACCACGTCGACCTGCTCGCCGGCTACACCTTCGCCGACAGCGACCCGGGCTTCGTGCAGCGCACCCTGCGTCGCGCCGCCCGGACGGCGGGCGCCGGCGGACTCGACCTGCGGTTGCGGACCCCCGACGGCCAGGAGCTGCCCGTGGGGGCGGGCACCGGCCCGGTGGTCACCGGCAGTCCCGCGGACCTGCTGCTGTGGCTGGTCCGCGGGCGTGCGGAACGGCTGACCCACGACATACCGCTGCCGGACCCGCCACCCTTCGCCTGA
- a CDS encoding GNAT family N-acetyltransferase: MSLAERADHLTPPLPDWSAYEPTDADIDDLVALLRRHEKEARGWPGADSEMVEAEVAGRGADTRNHLMVRDPEGVARGWVSCHDRARGRVLVGVTVDPNLPDDLADPVAAWCFERAEELATVIGVDRGLERTQMDSGAFADDDRQPRWLTAAGFRHVRDWWQMTRPVAPEEATSLPEPREGVTVRLVARDGGGRLPDEQDLRDVHMVLEASFADHFNSYRETFEEFLHRLRADPGHRWDHWWLAEVDGQPAGALVAVAVTGRTTRDGQEQPDGSYVEYIGVHSRARGRGVAKSLLYAVIADAAERGRNRVGLEVDADSPTGADGLYRSLGWETVYTTQSWHRDLALPAG, translated from the coding sequence ATGAGTCTCGCCGAACGCGCCGACCACCTCACCCCACCACTGCCGGACTGGTCGGCATACGAGCCGACCGACGCCGACATCGACGACCTCGTGGCGTTGCTCCGCAGACACGAGAAGGAAGCCCGCGGCTGGCCTGGCGCGGACAGCGAGATGGTGGAGGCGGAGGTCGCCGGGCGGGGCGCGGACACCCGCAACCACCTCATGGTGCGCGACCCCGAGGGCGTCGCCCGGGGCTGGGTGAGCTGCCACGACCGGGCCCGCGGCCGCGTCCTGGTCGGCGTGACCGTGGACCCGAACCTGCCCGACGACCTGGCGGACCCGGTCGCGGCATGGTGCTTCGAGCGCGCCGAGGAGCTGGCGACGGTGATCGGGGTGGACCGCGGTCTGGAGCGGACCCAGATGGACTCCGGCGCGTTCGCCGACGACGACCGGCAGCCCCGGTGGCTGACCGCGGCCGGCTTCCGGCACGTCCGCGACTGGTGGCAGATGACCCGGCCGGTGGCGCCTGAGGAGGCGACCTCCCTCCCGGAGCCCCGGGAGGGAGTCACCGTGCGTCTCGTCGCCCGCGACGGCGGCGGCCGGTTGCCGGACGAGCAGGACCTGCGCGACGTGCACATGGTGTTGGAGGCCTCGTTCGCCGACCACTTCAACTCCTACCGGGAGACCTTCGAGGAGTTCCTGCACCGGCTGCGCGCCGACCCGGGGCACCGGTGGGACCACTGGTGGCTCGCCGAGGTCGACGGTCAGCCGGCGGGGGCCCTCGTGGCGGTCGCGGTGACCGGCCGCACCACCCGGGACGGCCAGGAGCAGCCGGACGGGTCCTACGTCGAGTACATCGGGGTGCACTCGCGGGCCCGGGGCCGGGGCGTGGCCAAGTCGCTGCTCTACGCGGTGATCGCGGACGCCGCGGAGCGGGGCCGCAACCGGGTCGGGCTCGAGGTCGACGCGGACTCCCCCACCGGCGCGGACGGGCTCTACCGCTCCCTCGGCTGGGAGACCGTCTACACCACCCAGTCATGGCACCGGGATCTCGCCCTCCCGGCCGGATAG
- a CDS encoding FadR/GntR family transcriptional regulator, with protein sequence MASPTEEPDSALSRMPRQRLYEQIVQQLLRHVETRGLAPGDRLPPERDLAATLGVSRASISQALVALEVLGVVSVRHGDGAMLLDRRSEHQVLTALRSHQARLPEVIDARAAMEGTLARLAAVRRTDADLAAIDAALDKMEADIDAGARGVDGDKAFHAAITAAGHSPLLARLMAEISELIRETRLESLAQPGRPRESLAAHRRITEAIRAGDADGARVAMEDHIALVSDVALNREHDPGPHPEED encoded by the coding sequence ATGGCCTCACCGACGGAGGAGCCGGACTCTGCCCTGTCCCGGATGCCGCGCCAGCGGCTCTACGAGCAGATCGTCCAGCAGTTGTTGCGCCACGTCGAGACCCGGGGCCTGGCTCCCGGGGACCGGCTCCCCCCGGAGCGCGACCTGGCGGCCACGCTCGGGGTCAGCCGCGCCTCGATCTCCCAGGCTCTGGTGGCCCTGGAGGTCCTCGGTGTCGTGTCGGTGCGGCACGGCGACGGCGCCATGCTGCTGGACCGGCGCAGCGAGCACCAGGTGCTCACCGCGCTGCGCAGCCACCAGGCGAGGCTCCCGGAGGTCATCGACGCCCGCGCGGCGATGGAGGGCACGCTGGCCCGGCTGGCGGCCGTTCGGCGCACGGACGCGGACCTCGCGGCGATCGACGCCGCCCTGGACAAGATGGAGGCGGACATCGACGCCGGTGCCCGCGGGGTGGACGGGGACAAGGCCTTCCACGCGGCCATCACCGCCGCCGGGCACTCCCCGCTGCTGGCCCGGCTGATGGCCGAGATCTCCGAGCTGATCCGGGAGACCCGCCTAGAGTCACTGGCCCAGCCGGGACGCCCCCGGGAGTCGCTGGCCGCCCACCGCCGGATCACCGAGGCGATCCGCGCCGGGGACGCCGACGGCGCCCGCGTGGCGATGGAGGACCACATCGCCCTGGTATCCGACGTCGCGCTGAACCGGGAGCACGACCCCGGCCCGCACCCCGAGGAGGACTGA